One Cicer arietinum cultivar CDC Frontier isolate Library 1 chromosome 8, Cicar.CDCFrontier_v2.0, whole genome shotgun sequence DNA segment encodes these proteins:
- the LOC101493280 gene encoding pre-mRNA-splicing factor SPF27 homolog produces MALVIAVLSIFRMQKLAQEQNEKIEKVNRERKYHQQNTAYELNALSMQWKELCQKNIGISAACASVEICLHELRREAAERGWNLDAITENGQLNHSES; encoded by the exons ATGGCATTGGTTATAGCTGTGTTATCTATTTTCAGAATGCAGAAATTAGCTCAGGAACAAAATGAAAAGATTGAAAAAGTTAATCGTGAAAGGAAATATCATCAG CAAAATACTGCATATGAGCTTAATGCTTTGTCAATGCAATGGAAGGAGCTCTGTCAGAAAAATATAGGCATCAGTGCTGCGTGTGCTTCTGTTGAAATTTGCCTACATGAACTGAGAAGAGAAGCTGCAGAAAG AGGCTGGAACTTGGATGCTATCACTGAAAATGGCCAATTAAATCATTCCGAGTCATGA